Genomic window (Theileria annulata chromosome 4, complete sequence, *** SEQUENCING IN PROGRESS ***):
AGAACAGGTTTGAAAGTATCTCTGTTCGGTTCACTCAAAAGCAAACCAGATTTAAACAAGGAAGATAGcttaaattatataaagtATAGCTTTGACACATTGGTCAGGTTCATATCGCATTGCGGGTTCACATTCTTGGACCCTTCAGAAGTAAAGAAAGAAAGTTAGTTAATATAGAAACCATAACCTTTGTTTTAGATTATAAgaatgataataaattatatttgCTGTTCTGTAAGACTTTTGACGAAAGTATAGACGACCACGTTGTAAACCTTTCAGCTTCCATACCATGCTTAAGCATTGAATGGCTTTTCGATTCATATTTATCAgtttgtttaaaataagaataaacAGAGTCTTAGGGTGAACTAAAGGAGACCAAGAATTATTTGGTTATTCCTCAGAAGTACAGTAAGTTTTCAAGATTTCCATAATTATTCAGATGCAAGATCAATGCCtaaggtaatttttaatccACTCACATTTAATCCgaaattttttctaattttgTGGGTAGAAACGTAAAAATGTCAAGGGAGGTTATGGAAACAAGGTTTTGTGTTTTTCTTACGGTTTCGCTGTTGAAAATGAGCTCAATAAGACAGACTTTAAGGAGTTTGGTGCAGTTGCAGTCTACGTTGTTAACCCTATTTACGTCTTAGCTCCATGGGCACTTGATACTAAGGATAATGACCTCAAGAAAATGTATAACAGCATTTCTCTCGTTGAGGATAACAGGTTGTTACTCTTTGTTTCGCGAGCCGAGAGCAGTCATGAGGGTATAGGTATATTCGGGGAGCTATCAATGCTAGTTGAGAATTGCGTTCCAAAGCTGGGGAAAAACCTAGTTCGGCATGTTAAAATCTACAACTCTTTTGACACCACAGATGACCACTTTTTCGATGtaataactaaatttatcagtttttataaatttgcTTTCAGATCCCATCGGAGTTGCTCTCTGGAAACAAGTTGCAGATATTCGAGAGGAGTGGGAACGTGAATTTGTACGACTTGGCCGAAAGTATCACTTTTGTGGATATTGACAACTTATCTCAGTACCAGGATGAAATTGGAGGTTCTGAGACTACTCAAGAGCTGCATGATATGTAAGTCAACAGTTATAGTAAATTAGGTTAGGATTGAAGAGTTTTCCAACGGCTTGAAGGATTCTGAGCTGCGATGGCAACAAATTTCTCGCCTAGAATGAGGAGTTTAGGTGCTCAGAGAGCGCGAATTGTAGGTTTGCCAGGTTTGCCAGGTAGGCGATCTGCACcaaatatgaatttttaCGGTTACCATGAGGTTATCCTGGAGTGAAAGTTCGCATATTTTCTCTATCTTTTTCAGGTTCATGAGCTTCTCCGTCGACACTGTCTTTAGCAGGAACCTTCCCACTTCTGGGtatattttagaattaCCCTTTTCctatatttaatttatttctccAGCTTTGTTTATGTGGTAGTTATTACTCACCATTGCGTTTTCCACTAGTTTTATACACTTATCAATAAGGTCCTTAAGCTTTAGCAGAGAGTTTTCGAATGTGTTCGGGAGTAGAGTATCTGAacactaatttaaatgaaactGTTGTACCTGAGTTATGTGGGTTCCTACTTTTCGAGTTATCTAGCGACTTTAGCAGGTATGAAACTACAGAACTTTGAAGATACTTATTTCTTACTTCCTGCTGTATCTGACGGGGAGACCAAGAGCTCTAAATCGACTTCATGGAACTGGAAGCAAGCATCTTTTGTGATTGTCAGTGGTAGTTGAACGTAGGCCTATAAAACGTCACATTTTCACTTATACCTTGATCATCATTGACGCACTGTCACAGGATGCGTCAACTAGCAAGTGTATTGGTTCATAGAGGTTAGGGTTTGGGTAAAACTTTGACACTGAGTTGAACTGTTTAAACCATCCATGTACTGCACAGGTCAGTTCAGTCATCTCAGACCCAGTACAAAACCTAAAGAATGTTCAAAATTGCTATAATAATTGGTAAATATGGAAATCAACTAATTTCAATGTTACCATCCAACTACTTGTTCCTTTggattaattttttgttttagTTCGTACATATTTTCGTGATGATCTTTTATAATTTGCAATAGCCCctagttaaaaattaatatttagttttaattaataaataatggtTGTATTCTAAAATTACCTCGTCAGTTA
Coding sequences:
- a CDS encoding uncharacterized protein (Tap349h10.p1c.C.cand.53 - score = 25.72;~SMART JAB_MPN (SM00232) at aa 32-175, E()=1.52e-04) → MSRSKLSDFNAGESYQHLGSKCFHSTPLTNIKWKVHPMVIFTILDSYMRREDGQYNVIGTLLGVVCEANTVEITDSFVDRHSLTDEGLLQIIKDHHENMYELKQKINPKEQVVGWFCTGSEMTELTCAVHGWFKQFNSVSKFYPNPNLYEPIHLLVDASCDSASMMIKAYVQLPLTITKDACFQFHEVDLELLVSPSDTAGISYLLKSLDNSKSRNPHNSDTLLPNTFENSLLKLKDLIDKCIKLVENAMEKGNSKIYPEVGRFLLKTVSTEKLMNLKKIEKICELSLQDNLMVTVKIHIWCRSPTWQTWQTYNSRSLST
- a CDS encoding uncharacterized protein (Tap349h10.p1c.cand.176 - score = 39.18), which produces MPKSFEHVYNSVYINEDIWRSDHTSGLWNNKTICLLGFNDSLESCKKLVLKILESLVTRGANILKYPNKKLDVKKLSITYYLCNYSMGYESKPPNSLDYKLVTPIWLYSCNRDNKVYLTETPPIFRANKSFNCLKFKRTGLKVSLFGSLKSKPDLNKEDSLNYIKYSFDTLVRFISHCGFTFLDPSEVKKENYKNDNKLYLLFCKTFDESIDDHVVNLSASIPCLSIEWLFDSYLSGELKETKNYLVIPQKYNARSMPKKRKNVKGGYGNKVLCFSYGFAVENELNKTDFKEFGAVAVYVVNPIYVLAPWALDTKDNDLKKMYNSISLVEDNRLLLFVSRAESSHEGIGIFGELSMLVENCVPKLGKNLVRHVKIYNSFDTTDDHFFDIPSELLSGNKLQIFERSGNVNLYDLAESITFVDIDNLSQYQDEIGGSETTQELHDM